A stretch of Sphingorhabdus sp. YGSMI21 DNA encodes these proteins:
- a CDS encoding thiamine pyrophosphate-dependent dehydrogenase E1 component subunit alpha yields the protein MANSDMADKDVLIDIFTRADLIMQSDIKFRQMIGAGQLQIVYYPVRGQEVVSSAMMAAVNKEDYLVTIYRGLHDQLAKGIPSKDLWAEFAGKMAGTCKGKGGPMHITHPETGVMVTTGIVGSGIPIANGLALASQLDKDGKVTVCCFGDGATNIGAFHEGLNMAQIWKLPVIFLCQNNLYSEHTPMAFATSSDSIKQRGEGLGMRSVQVNGNDASAMYAAAKEAVEYARAGHGPTLIEAMTFRFHGHLLGDTSHYIPKEEMEQAKKDDPMPILRQQLLDLQISEADIAAIEAKNAAIIEEASQFALDTPYPPGDEYRIDVLDVEIAA from the coding sequence TTGGCCAATAGTGACATGGCGGACAAAGACGTCCTCATCGATATTTTCACCCGCGCCGACCTGATCATGCAGTCGGATATCAAATTCCGTCAGATGATCGGAGCGGGTCAACTGCAAATCGTCTATTATCCTGTGCGCGGACAGGAAGTTGTCTCGTCGGCAATGATGGCCGCGGTGAACAAGGAAGATTATCTGGTTACGATCTATCGCGGCCTGCACGACCAGCTCGCCAAGGGCATCCCTTCCAAGGATCTCTGGGCCGAATTTGCCGGCAAGATGGCCGGAACCTGCAAGGGCAAGGGCGGACCGATGCATATCACCCATCCCGAAACCGGAGTGATGGTGACCACCGGTATCGTCGGGTCCGGCATTCCCATTGCCAACGGCCTCGCGCTAGCCAGCCAGCTGGACAAGGACGGCAAGGTCACGGTCTGCTGCTTCGGTGATGGCGCGACCAATATCGGTGCCTTTCACGAAGGGCTGAACATGGCGCAGATCTGGAAACTGCCCGTCATTTTCCTGTGCCAGAACAATCTCTATTCCGAACATACACCGATGGCATTTGCGACCAGTTCGGATTCGATCAAGCAGCGCGGCGAAGGCCTGGGCATGCGTTCTGTCCAGGTGAACGGCAATGATGCCAGCGCCATGTATGCTGCTGCGAAAGAAGCCGTCGAATATGCGCGGGCAGGCCATGGACCGACCCTAATCGAGGCGATGACCTTCCGTTTCCACGGCCATCTGCTCGGCGACACCAGCCATTATATTCCGAAAGAGGAAATGGAGCAGGCGAAGAAGGACGATCCGATGCCGATCCTGCGCCAGCAATTGCTCGACCTGCAGATCAGCGAAGCCGATATTGCAGCGATTGAGGCGAAAAATGCCGCAATCATCGAAGAAGCGTCACAATTTGCGCTGGATACACCTTATCCTCCGGGCGACGAATATCGCATCGATGTCCTCGACGTGGAGATTGCAGCATGA
- a CDS encoding alpha-ketoacid dehydrogenase subunit beta — MSEKPKDIMFAQACNMAMAKAMEDDPKVILMGEDIADEQGGGVFKVTLGLSERFGTDRVRSTPISEQAIVGAAVGSAMVGYKPVAEIMLMNFITVAMDQIVNHAAKLRFMSGGQTTVPLTIRTTTGAGTGLGGQHSDMLEAWLAHVPGLKVVAASNPADAYGLLYSSIMDPNPVIFIENTPGYFVKGPAPAPDHVVPLGKASVPREGTDITLIGYGSSISRCHAAAEKLADDGISCEIVDLRTIAPFDEETVLESVAKTKAAVVVHEAVRNFGVGAEISSRIHEELFSELKAPVGRVGSGYAPVPFSPAIEKAWMFSQDDIEREVHKILG; from the coding sequence ATGAGCGAGAAACCAAAAGACATCATGTTCGCCCAGGCCTGCAACATGGCCATGGCCAAAGCGATGGAAGATGATCCCAAAGTCATATTGATGGGCGAAGACATCGCCGACGAGCAAGGCGGCGGCGTGTTCAAGGTCACCCTCGGCCTGTCCGAGCGATTCGGCACCGACCGCGTCCGTTCCACCCCGATTTCCGAACAGGCCATTGTCGGCGCTGCAGTGGGCTCCGCGATGGTCGGCTACAAGCCGGTTGCGGAAATCATGCTGATGAACTTCATCACCGTTGCCATGGACCAGATCGTCAACCACGCGGCCAAGCTGCGGTTCATGTCGGGCGGGCAGACGACCGTCCCGCTGACCATCCGCACCACCACCGGTGCCGGTACCGGTCTTGGTGGCCAGCATAGCGATATGCTCGAAGCGTGGCTTGCGCACGTGCCCGGACTGAAAGTCGTCGCTGCCTCCAATCCGGCTGACGCTTATGGTCTGCTCTACTCCTCGATCATGGATCCCAATCCGGTGATCTTCATCGAGAATACGCCAGGCTATTTCGTCAAGGGCCCTGCCCCCGCACCGGACCACGTGGTACCGCTCGGCAAGGCATCGGTTCCTCGCGAAGGCACGGACATCACGCTGATCGGCTATGGCAGCAGCATCAGCCGCTGCCACGCCGCCGCAGAGAAGCTGGCGGACGACGGCATCTCGTGCGAGATTGTCGACCTCCGCACGATCGCGCCATTTGACGAAGAAACCGTGCTGGAAAGCGTCGCCAAGACCAAGGCAGCGGTCGTCGTTCATGAAGCGGTCCGGAATTTCGGTGTGGGTGCCGAAATATCCTCGCGCATTCATGAAGAACTTTTCTCCGAACTGAAGGCACCCGTGGGCCGCGTCGGCTCCGGCTATGCACCAGTTCCTTTCTCTCCCGCGATCGAAAAGGCCTGGATGTTCAGCCAGGACGATATCGAACGCGAAGTGCACAAAATCTTAGGGTAA
- a CDS encoding biotin/lipoyl-containing protein, whose amino-acid sequence MATEIRIPKLGFSMESGILAEWLVEDGADVTAGQEIYALENEKSTQEVESPASGKLKIIIQADGEEYPVGELIGTIE is encoded by the coding sequence ATGGCTACTGAAATTAGAATACCGAAACTGGGCTTCAGCATGGAATCCGGGATCCTCGCAGAATGGCTGGTCGAGGACGGAGCCGACGTCACGGCGGGTCAGGAAATCTACGCCCTGGAAAACGAAAAATCGACCCAGGAAGTCGAATCCCCTGCCAGCGGAAAGCTGAAGATTATCATCCAAGCCGACGGCGAGGAATATCCGGTTGGCGAACTGATCGGAACGATCGAATAG
- a CDS encoding helix-turn-helix transcriptional regulator yields MAENFIAEIPEIGRKRFREDVDSVTITNPAEIRPAAEAVNKIAQSYGFRIAVSADISSKAHLVDADGNLINKDVFGWVAEGERWWEDTRLALSSPLPRACRYESEPIWCNAEGFHGHWPNEYLDKIDLKDFYAQSQTSKSHILIPVHLPFGQIAAVSFSTLEHGITDLTEAYRLYSDFFGIVTGRFVTGYVLAMREKHRMPANCILSKREAECLHWAAIGKTDKEISMILSLSHATIRYHVNRAGQKLNSVNRGQTIFKAGQLGYLGATD; encoded by the coding sequence ATGGCCGAGAATTTTATTGCCGAAATTCCCGAGATTGGACGGAAACGTTTTCGGGAAGATGTAGACAGTGTTACCATCACCAATCCGGCGGAAATTCGTCCCGCTGCGGAGGCGGTTAACAAAATCGCGCAATCCTATGGATTCCGGATTGCGGTTTCGGCGGATATTTCGTCCAAGGCGCATCTCGTCGATGCGGACGGCAATCTGATCAACAAGGATGTGTTCGGCTGGGTCGCCGAAGGCGAGCGCTGGTGGGAAGACACCCGTCTTGCGCTCAGCTCTCCCCTGCCCCGGGCCTGCCGATACGAAAGCGAGCCGATCTGGTGCAACGCCGAGGGCTTTCACGGACATTGGCCGAACGAATATCTCGACAAGATCGATCTCAAGGATTTCTACGCCCAGTCCCAGACTTCGAAATCGCACATCCTCATTCCCGTACATCTGCCGTTCGGGCAGATCGCTGCGGTCAGCTTCTCAACGCTTGAACATGGTATCACCGATCTCACCGAAGCCTATCGGCTCTATTCCGACTTTTTCGGCATCGTGACCGGCCGGTTCGTCACCGGCTATGTCCTCGCCATGCGCGAGAAACACCGCATGCCGGCCAATTGCATCCTGTCGAAGCGCGAAGCCGAATGCCTGCACTGGGCCGCGATCGGCAAGACCGACAAGGAAATCAGCATGATCCTGTCGCTCAGCCACGCGACGATCCGTTATCACGTGAACCGGGCCGGGCAGAAGCTGAACAGTGTCAATCGCGGACAGACGATATTCAAGGCCGGCCAGCTGGGCTATCTCGGCGCGACAGACTAG
- a CDS encoding PaaI family thioesterase, which produces MDSLSADNIPAGFERAKFSSPFLDMAGPYYERQGEGGIIVATRINEGHINHIKVAHGGVLGTLADVALSYQVHRAEKPALPVATMNLNTNYLAGAKLGDWVEAYARIDRISKRTAYCSGQIVCGEAVLMTMTAVFAILRK; this is translated from the coding sequence TTGGATAGTCTCTCTGCCGATAATATCCCGGCCGGTTTTGAACGAGCGAAATTTTCCAGCCCGTTTCTTGACATGGCCGGGCCATATTATGAGCGCCAGGGTGAGGGTGGCATCATTGTCGCGACCCGGATCAACGAGGGGCATATCAATCATATCAAGGTTGCTCACGGCGGTGTGCTGGGTACGTTGGCGGATGTTGCGCTCAGCTATCAGGTACACCGCGCCGAAAAGCCTGCGCTGCCGGTGGCAACGATGAACCTCAACACAAATTATCTGGCCGGAGCAAAGCTCGGTGACTGGGTAGAGGCCTATGCCCGGATAGACAGGATCAGCAAGCGCACCGCCTATTGCAGCGGCCAGATTGTGTGCGGCGAAGCGGTGCTGATGACGATGACCGCGGTCTTCGCGATATTGCGGAAATAG
- a CDS encoding aromatic ring-hydroxylating dioxygenase subunit alpha, which translates to MMVETLTGHNRSNGISYTELLEGDKVAPPAVFLEESPMEPGVTTVEVSRYWSKEEHDREVEKLWKRVWQMACHKDEIKNVGDTFVYDIAELSFLVVRVSEDEIKAFPNSCMHRGRAICDNHKKGQKALRCPFHGWSWELNGKLKEVPCQWDFPSVSEETHSLKEVSVGEWGGFVFINPDPNCEPLEDFLGDIDRHFQIPFERRYKAAHMIKRLPCNWKIAQEAFMESYHVVGTHPELMPAFADANSKYDVWHNFSRAMSAHGQPSPHTDLVNPDPTAFPDAKAFQSFIHPISKHKFERLEEDRVKVTLPNGKSGIFDMNANYIEGDVTSADPHMCNWIGGKIAAAEEDMPMVYSDVSAHALRDEAAQARREEMRPTWGDMVDDISDADLVDAIFYSVFPNISPWADFNPIFYRFRPDGDNPEQSLHEVMFMVALPEGAERPEPAKCTFLDLHDDYTQATEFGSYLNKIFNQDYLNHKAMQKGVKSQPDGVSLFAQYQESKLRHFHETLNLWLNSDEPPKSPKRAAA; encoded by the coding sequence ATGATGGTTGAGACTTTAACCGGACATAATCGGTCGAACGGCATTTCCTATACCGAATTGCTGGAAGGCGACAAAGTTGCGCCTCCCGCTGTGTTCCTCGAAGAATCTCCCATGGAGCCGGGCGTCACCACCGTCGAGGTCAGCCGCTACTGGTCCAAGGAAGAGCATGACCGCGAAGTCGAGAAGCTCTGGAAACGCGTCTGGCAGATGGCTTGCCACAAGGATGAAATCAAGAATGTCGGTGACACCTTTGTCTACGATATTGCCGAGCTCTCCTTTTTGGTGGTCCGGGTCTCCGAAGACGAGATCAAGGCCTTTCCGAACAGCTGCATGCATCGCGGCCGGGCGATCTGCGACAATCACAAAAAAGGCCAGAAGGCGCTGCGCTGCCCGTTCCATGGCTGGTCATGGGAGCTCAATGGCAAGCTCAAGGAAGTGCCGTGCCAGTGGGATTTTCCGTCGGTCAGCGAAGAAACGCACAGTCTGAAGGAAGTCAGTGTCGGTGAATGGGGCGGTTTTGTATTCATCAATCCGGACCCGAATTGCGAGCCGCTGGAGGATTTCCTCGGCGATATCGATCGCCATTTCCAGATTCCGTTCGAGCGGCGCTACAAGGCGGCCCACATGATCAAGCGGTTGCCGTGCAACTGGAAGATCGCGCAGGAAGCCTTCATGGAATCCTATCATGTGGTCGGCACCCATCCCGAACTGATGCCGGCCTTCGCCGACGCGAACAGCAAATATGATGTCTGGCATAATTTTTCCCGGGCCATGTCTGCTCACGGCCAGCCGAGCCCGCATACCGATCTGGTCAATCCCGATCCGACCGCCTTTCCGGATGCAAAAGCATTCCAGAGCTTCATCCACCCGATCAGCAAGCACAAGTTCGAGCGGCTGGAAGAGGACCGGGTCAAAGTGACCCTGCCCAATGGCAAGAGCGGCATCTTCGACATGAACGCCAATTATATCGAGGGCGATGTGACATCGGCCGATCCGCATATGTGCAACTGGATCGGCGGCAAGATTGCGGCCGCGGAAGAAGATATGCCGATGGTCTATAGCGATGTTTCTGCCCATGCCTTGCGGGATGAGGCGGCGCAGGCGCGGCGCGAGGAAATGCGCCCGACCTGGGGTGATATGGTCGACGACATCAGCGATGCCGATCTGGTTGACGCCATTTTCTACAGCGTCTTCCCTAACATCAGCCCCTGGGCCGATTTCAATCCCATCTTCTACCGGTTCCGCCCGGATGGCGACAATCCCGAGCAATCGCTGCATGAAGTCATGTTCATGGTCGCCCTGCCCGAAGGCGCGGAGCGCCCCGAGCCGGCGAAATGCACCTTCCTGGACCTACATGACGACTATACCCAGGCGACGGAATTCGGCAGCTATCTGAACAAGATTTTCAATCAGGACTATCTCAATCACAAGGCGATGCAAAAGGGCGTGAAAAGCCAGCCCGACGGCGTTTCCCTATTTGCGCAATATCAGGAATCCAAACTCCGCCACTTCCACGAAACGCTGAACCTGTGGCTGAATTCCGACGAGCCTCCGAAAAGCCCGAAAAGAGCGGCTGCCTGA
- a CDS encoding glutathione S-transferase family protein — translation MKLYSSLGPNPRFIRMFILEKGLDVERVHIDILTAENRQPEFADKNILGTTPVLELDNGFMLSEIMAIAEYLEETHPEPALIGSTPQERAEVRMWTRRIDLEIAVPMTLGFRGGAGRPMFEPRMDVVGAEGAADLSRMADNKWKWLDGQLEGRDYICQDKFTMADLIAYCFIQFGYTVGWALPEGTDNLAKFVDRIGERPSSTVWQDSE, via the coding sequence GTGAAGCTTTATTCAAGCCTTGGTCCCAATCCCCGATTCATTCGCATGTTCATCCTCGAAAAGGGGCTTGATGTCGAACGCGTCCATATCGACATTCTGACAGCGGAAAACCGACAACCGGAATTCGCGGACAAGAATATCCTGGGCACAACGCCGGTGCTCGAACTCGACAATGGCTTCATGCTGAGCGAGATCATGGCGATCGCCGAATATCTGGAAGAAACCCATCCCGAACCCGCGCTGATCGGATCAACGCCGCAGGAGCGCGCCGAAGTGCGGATGTGGACCCGCCGGATCGATCTTGAAATCGCCGTTCCGATGACCCTCGGCTTCCGTGGCGGTGCCGGACGGCCGATGTTCGAACCGCGGATGGATGTCGTCGGCGCGGAAGGCGCGGCCGACCTGTCGCGTATGGCCGACAATAAATGGAAATGGCTCGACGGCCAGCTCGAGGGCAGAGACTATATCTGCCAGGACAAGTTCACCATGGCCGACCTCATCGCCTATTGCTTCATCCAGTTCGGCTATACCGTCGGCTGGGCGCTGCCAGAAGGAACGGACAATCTGGCGAAATTTGTCGACCGGATCGGCGAGCGCCCCTCCTCGACAGTCTGGCAGGACAGCGAATGA
- a CDS encoding VOC family protein, with protein MSEKPASLAKLGTIMQISYVPDDYDAALDYWTQKMGAGPFFHTEKVEVENVKYRGEPSDIQFSMAIGYWGDVQVELIRPNNDAPSMFKDWREKGLQGVQHLCLVVDDLDHARALTEEAGGEVIQEVSLPGGVGGAFYADYGGGPGTIIEYLQIPQAGLDGFAAMRQMHLDWDGQTNPVIGKE; from the coding sequence ATGAGCGAGAAACCAGCCTCTCTCGCCAAGCTCGGCACGATCATGCAGATCAGCTATGTGCCGGACGATTATGATGCGGCGCTCGATTACTGGACCCAGAAAATGGGCGCCGGCCCGTTTTTCCACACCGAGAAAGTCGAGGTGGAAAATGTCAAATATCGCGGCGAGCCGTCCGATATCCAGTTCTCCATGGCGATCGGCTATTGGGGTGATGTTCAGGTTGAGCTGATCCGCCCCAATAATGATGCGCCCTCCATGTTCAAGGACTGGCGCGAGAAAGGGCTTCAGGGCGTCCAGCATCTGTGTCTGGTGGTTGACGATCTCGACCATGCCCGCGCGCTGACCGAAGAGGCCGGCGGCGAGGTCATTCAGGAAGTCAGCTTACCCGGCGGTGTCGGCGGCGCTTTCTACGCTGACTATGGCGGCGGCCCCGGTACGATTATCGAATATCTGCAGATCCCGCAGGCCGGCCTCGACGGCTTTGCTGCGATGCGCCAGATGCATCTCGACTGGGATGGCCAGACAAACCCCGTGATAGGAAAAGAATAG
- a CDS encoding ThuA domain-containing protein, with product MSEAPERRPDQKPIQCVLVAAGKYHDIDYARLEVMKLLAEDDRIRVRVFEDYENLEAIQNADFLVSYTCDLQPSEAAQKNIQDFVNGGGRYFALHGTNAVLKFLDNGLVDAPDEMPVFADTLGTRFLSHPPIIPFTVDNAQPDHPLVKGIPSFETVDEQYLVETRAELDVLLDTEYNGTDDISGFVHSDIKKSRHPVFYIRRMGEGAVLYLTMGHCRGHYDMEPVLDWWPEVDRSGWQQPIIYDLLRRGIGWSCEPAIAKF from the coding sequence ATGAGCGAAGCGCCCGAACGCCGCCCCGACCAGAAACCGATCCAGTGCGTGCTGGTCGCTGCCGGCAAATATCATGATATTGATTACGCCCGTCTCGAGGTGATGAAACTGCTCGCCGAGGATGACCGCATCCGGGTGCGGGTGTTCGAGGATTATGAAAATCTCGAAGCGATCCAGAACGCAGATTTTCTGGTCAGCTATACCTGCGACCTGCAGCCCAGCGAGGCAGCCCAAAAGAATATTCAGGATTTCGTCAACGGCGGTGGCCGCTATTTTGCTCTGCACGGCACCAACGCGGTGCTGAAATTTCTGGACAATGGCCTGGTCGACGCGCCGGACGAAATGCCGGTCTTTGCCGACACGCTCGGTACCCGCTTCCTGTCGCACCCACCGATTATTCCGTTCACCGTCGACAATGCCCAGCCCGATCATCCATTGGTCAAGGGTATCCCGAGCTTTGAAACCGTCGACGAGCAATATCTGGTCGAGACCCGCGCCGAACTCGATGTGTTGCTCGACACCGAATATAATGGCACCGACGACATCAGCGGCTTCGTCCACAGCGATATCAAGAAAAGCCGCCACCCGGTCTTCTATATCCGCCGGATGGGCGAAGGCGCCGTGCTCTATCTGACCATGGGTCACTGCCGCGGCCATTATGATATGGAGCCGGTCCTCGACTGGTGGCCGGAAGTGGACCGTTCCGGCTGGCAGCAGCCGATCATCTATGATCTGCTCCGCCGCGGCATCGGCTGGAGCTGCGAACCGGCCATAGCAAAATTCTAA
- a CDS encoding SDR family oxidoreductase: MDLGLKGKKVILTGGSRGLGRAALEHFAAEGADVAFFSRNAEQVAAAKKELEAHGGKVFADALDMTDLDGYAKWLEKAAGDLGGCDIFIHNVSSSGAGATGDWEVTFNTDILGAVKAMEVLEPHLEKSDDGSVIFMSSTAAFETFVAPQAFNAMKAALITYGSQLSQALGPKGIRVNMVSPGPIKFPGGNWSQIEKGMPEFYEGTKAGFALGDFGTADDVARGVVFLASPASSYTTGAHLVIDGGFTKRVQF; the protein is encoded by the coding sequence ATGGATTTAGGACTCAAGGGCAAGAAAGTCATTCTCACCGGCGGAAGCCGTGGCCTCGGGCGCGCTGCGCTGGAACATTTTGCAGCAGAAGGCGCTGATGTCGCCTTCTTCTCGCGCAATGCCGAACAGGTAGCGGCGGCGAAAAAGGAACTGGAAGCCCATGGCGGCAAGGTGTTCGCTGATGCGCTCGATATGACCGATCTCGACGGCTATGCCAAATGGCTGGAAAAAGCCGCAGGCGATCTCGGCGGCTGCGATATTTTCATCCACAATGTCAGCTCCTCCGGTGCCGGCGCGACCGGTGACTGGGAAGTCACCTTCAACACCGACATCCTCGGCGCGGTCAAGGCAATGGAGGTTCTCGAACCCCATCTGGAAAAATCGGACGACGGCAGCGTGATCTTCATGTCTTCTACCGCAGCCTTCGAAACCTTCGTCGCGCCACAGGCCTTCAACGCGATGAAAGCCGCGCTGATCACCTATGGCAGCCAGCTCAGCCAGGCGCTCGGCCCCAAGGGTATCCGCGTCAACATGGTCTCCCCCGGTCCGATCAAATTCCCGGGCGGCAACTGGTCCCAGATCGAAAAGGGCATGCCGGAATTTTACGAAGGCACGAAAGCCGGCTTTGCTCTCGGTGATTTCGGCACCGCCGATGACGTCGCCCGCGGCGTCGTCTTCCTCGCCAGCCCGGCGTCCAGCTACACCACAGGCGCGCATCTGGTCATCGACGGCGGCTTTACCAAACGCGTACAATTCTAA
- a CDS encoding DMT family transporter: MSSPLSKITRTSALWKAVPYLALFGGMVSLAVGTSFAKQLFPVIGAEGTAALRVSLSALILLCIWRPWRFRLNRADAVRVLLYGLVLGLMNLTFYLSLRTIPLGPAIAIEFTGPLALALIHARRWIHFLWVGCAVAGLGLLLPLRGGIYALDPVGIAFAAAAGLFWALYIIFGKSLSHMHAGQSVALGMSTAAIVILPFGVMSAGTALLLPSVLFLGLGVALLSSALPYSLEMIALRHIPERTFGVMLSAEPAIGAVAGMVILHEQLSGLQWFAIGCIVIASIGALLTTESDNPIATPGAPA; this comes from the coding sequence ATGTCGTCCCCGCTATCAAAGATCACCCGAACATCGGCGCTTTGGAAAGCCGTGCCCTATCTCGCTTTATTTGGCGGGATGGTGTCCCTGGCGGTTGGGACCTCCTTTGCGAAACAGCTGTTTCCGGTGATTGGCGCGGAGGGAACCGCCGCGCTGCGGGTCAGCCTGTCGGCGCTGATATTGCTCTGCATCTGGCGCCCCTGGCGTTTCAGGCTGAACCGGGCCGATGCAGTGCGTGTGCTCTTATACGGGCTCGTGCTGGGGCTTATGAACCTTACATTCTATCTGTCGCTACGGACCATTCCGCTGGGACCGGCCATCGCGATCGAATTTACCGGACCATTGGCTCTGGCGTTAATTCATGCGCGGCGCTGGATCCATTTTCTCTGGGTAGGCTGTGCAGTGGCAGGCCTGGGACTTCTGCTCCCTCTCCGCGGCGGCATATATGCGTTAGATCCCGTAGGCATTGCTTTCGCAGCCGCAGCGGGTCTGTTCTGGGCTCTATATATCATTTTCGGAAAAAGCCTGTCGCACATGCACGCAGGACAGTCCGTGGCACTGGGAATGAGCACCGCTGCTATCGTCATCCTGCCCTTCGGCGTCATGAGCGCCGGAACGGCCTTGCTGTTGCCCTCCGTCCTGTTTTTGGGCCTGGGTGTTGCCCTGCTATCCAGCGCCTTGCCTTATTCCCTCGAGATGATTGCCCTGCGCCATATCCCGGAGCGGACGTTTGGCGTCATGCTATCTGCGGAACCGGCCATAGGTGCGGTCGCAGGCATGGTCATCCTCCATGAGCAACTCAGCGGCCTGCAATGGTTCGCCATCGGCTGTATAGTCATAGCCTCTATCGGCGCGCTCCTGACGACAGAATCAGACAATCCGATCGCCACTCCCGGTGCACCGGCATAG
- a CDS encoding M14 family metallocarboxypeptidase — protein MNGTPFYPIGTSGQPWGDEERKQWRAGQSTRRRYAEDVVPRIEALADQFEIISYGQLDYADDIYSLFALRNGPHDPALPTALVTGGVHGYETSGIMGALEFLEKYAANYAGKCNLLVAPCVSPWAYERVNRWNYNALDPNRNFKTGSEAAECAALMALVAAQPGPFLLHIDLHETTDSDETEFRPALAARDGKNYVPDTVPDGFYLVDDSESPQPAFQQSIISAVERVTHIAPPDENNMIIGSPVVAHGVIEYPQAQYAMCGAITDARFKTTTEVYPDSERATPRECNNAQVTAVCAALDFALAHM, from the coding sequence ATGAACGGCACCCCTTTTTATCCGATCGGAACTTCGGGCCAGCCATGGGGAGATGAGGAGCGGAAGCAATGGCGGGCCGGTCAATCCACCCGGCGCCGCTACGCCGAGGATGTGGTGCCGCGGATCGAGGCTCTGGCTGACCAATTTGAAATTATCTCCTATGGTCAACTCGATTACGCTGACGATATTTATTCGCTCTTCGCTCTTCGCAACGGTCCTCACGATCCGGCTCTGCCCACAGCGCTGGTAACTGGCGGAGTCCACGGATATGAAACGAGCGGAATCATGGGCGCGCTTGAATTTCTGGAAAAGTACGCAGCCAATTATGCGGGGAAATGCAATCTTCTGGTAGCACCTTGCGTGAGCCCCTGGGCCTACGAGCGCGTAAACCGTTGGAATTACAACGCGCTGGATCCCAATCGCAACTTCAAGACAGGCAGCGAAGCGGCTGAGTGTGCCGCGCTGATGGCATTGGTGGCTGCGCAGCCCGGGCCGTTCCTTCTGCATATCGACCTGCATGAAACAACCGACAGCGACGAGACCGAGTTTCGTCCCGCGCTGGCGGCACGAGACGGGAAAAACTATGTGCCTGATACCGTGCCGGACGGATTCTATCTGGTTGACGATAGCGAGAGCCCGCAACCTGCCTTCCAGCAGTCCATCATTTCGGCGGTCGAACGGGTAACCCATATCGCTCCGCCGGATGAGAATAATATGATTATAGGCTCGCCCGTAGTCGCGCACGGTGTGATCGAATATCCGCAAGCCCAATATGCGATGTGCGGCGCCATCACGGATGCCCGGTTCAAGACGACAACCGAAGTCTATCCGGACAGCGAGCGGGCGACGCCCCGGGAATGCAACAACGCGCAAGTGACTGCCGTTTGCGCAGCTCTCGATTTCGCGCTCGCTCATATGTGA
- a CDS encoding enoyl-CoA hydratase/isomerase family protein, translating into MTNLVLREDQDGWALLTLNRPDKLNALTVAMFRELRGHVENLRKDDSIGCVVLRGAGKCFSAGHDLGDIAAGEAVPSAGWHSETLRMLEKLPKPVIAAVHGHCYTGALEVALAADFILAADSARFGDTHAKWALTPVWGMSQRLPRRVGVATAKRLMFTADMINAEEAVRIGLAEYAVPLAQFDAEIAALAGKIVANSGFSHAANKRLLEATDGGPLDAGLQWEVMESEGHGPDMHQRIGAFTSKGK; encoded by the coding sequence ATGACGAATCTCGTACTGCGTGAAGATCAGGATGGCTGGGCGCTGTTGACGCTCAATCGCCCCGACAAGCTCAATGCTTTGACCGTGGCGATGTTCCGGGAGCTGCGCGGCCATGTCGAGAATCTGCGTAAAGATGACAGCATCGGTTGCGTCGTGCTCCGCGGTGCGGGCAAATGTTTTTCCGCCGGGCATGATCTCGGCGATATTGCCGCGGGCGAAGCGGTGCCGTCGGCCGGCTGGCATTCCGAAACCTTGCGGATGCTTGAAAAACTGCCCAAGCCGGTGATCGCGGCGGTGCACGGCCATTGCTACACCGGGGCTCTGGAAGTGGCTTTGGCAGCGGATTTCATTCTCGCAGCGGATAGCGCGCGCTTTGGCGACACCCATGCAAAATGGGCGCTGACCCCGGTGTGGGGGATGAGCCAGCGGTTGCCGCGGCGAGTGGGCGTTGCCACCGCCAAACGGCTGATGTTTACCGCCGACATGATCAATGCCGAGGAAGCGGTGCGCATTGGTCTTGCCGAATATGCGGTGCCGCTCGCGCAATTTGACGCCGAGATTGCGGCGCTTGCCGGCAAGATTGTCGCCAATTCCGGTTTCTCTCACGCTGCCAACAAGCGCCTGCTCGAAGCAACCGATGGCGGTCCGCTTGATGCAGGGCTGCAGTGGGAAGTGATGGAGAGCGAAGGCCATGGTCCCGATATGCATCAGAGGATTGGAGCTTTTACCAGCAAAGGGAAGTGA